Proteins encoded in a region of the Syngnathus typhle isolate RoL2023-S1 ecotype Sweden linkage group LG20, RoL_Styp_1.0, whole genome shotgun sequence genome:
- the lye gene encoding lymphocyte antigen-6, epidermis — protein sequence MGRILIGVISALACFMLVESLTCNQCSFGLLGFCLSSTNVECTTNTSQCFTGKATFASISSSVGFNTQGCIEEASCNMTTNSTLLGVAFEARVDCCSTDGCNPVQTSGAPSARMTLAAAIGAAVLASAWGSLL from the exons ATGGGCAGGATTCTTATTGGAGTCATCTCAGCACTTGCATGCTTCATGCTTG TGGAGTCCCTCACATGCAACCAGTGCTCCTTTGGTTTGCTGGGTTTCTGTCTGTCCTCCACCAATGTAGAGTGTACCACCAACACCTCTCAGTGCTTCACAGGAAAAGCAa CTTTCGCTTCCATCTCGTCCTCGGTGGGCTTCAACACGCAGGGTTGCATCGAGGAGGCCAGCTGCAACATGACCACCAACTCCACTCTGCTGGGCGTGGCCTTTGAAGCCAGAGTGGACTGCTGCTCTACGGATGGGTGCAACCCGGTCCAGACCAGCGGAGCCCCGTCGGCCAGGATGACGCTCGCCGCCGCCATCGGGGCCGCCGTCCTGGCCTCGGCGTGGGGAAGCTTGTTGTGA
- the LOC133144090 gene encoding gastrula zinc finger protein XlCGF17.1-like — MPSYEEQLCRVREETDRQRQPLRAGTSRDQTRKADVQQLIGHQEEVPTVEREDAQLLHIKEEEEEADISKLPLIIVVVKDEDDQPPHPSRKGAASDDLLATLSDSDETEEPLRRDTDCRDDDKLLNSSEKDTTVNEKTSQTHSRPCASKEHFSCSVCGKKATKKSNLVKHMKIHTGEKHFCCSVCGKTFFQKENMIKHMRTHVEEKPFSCSTCGKTFSRKDSVKSHMRVHTGEKPFDCSLCDKKFSHKESLVAHTRTHTGEKPFRCSVCRKEFSMKSDMVIHVRIHTGEKPFSCSVCNKTFIQRANMIKHMRVHTGDKPFSCSVCAKAFTQKSDMVRHMRIHTGEKPYSCSICSKSFAHRESLAVHMRTHDKETKMA, encoded by the exons ATGCCGTCGTACGAGGAGCAACTTTGTCGAGTGAGAGAAGAGACCGATCGACAAAGACAACCCCTTAGAGCCGGAACATCACGTGATCAAACCCGGAAAGCAG ATGTCCAGCAGCTGATCGGTCACCAGGAGGAGGTTCCCACTGTGGAGCGAGAGGATGCACAGCTCCTCCATattaaagaggaagaagaggaagctgACATCAGCAAGTTGCCACTGATCATTGTCGTCGTGAAGGACGAAGACGACCAACCACCCCACCCAAGCCGTAAAGGAGCAGCGTCAGATGACCTTCTAGCTACACTGTCAGACAGCGACGAGACGGAAGAACCTTTAAGGCGCGACACAGACTGTCGAGATGACGACAAACTGCTGAATAGCTCAGAAAAGGACACAACTGTGAACGAGAAAACTTCCCAAACACACAGTAGACCATGTGCAAGTAAAGAACATTTcagttgctcagtttgtggtaaaAAAGCGACTAAAAAGTCCAACCTGGTAAAACACATGAAAATACACACAGGAGAAAAACACTTTTGTTGCTCAGTTTGCGGTAAAACATTCTTTCAAAAGGAAAATATGATCAAACATATGAGAACACACGtggaagaaaaacctttcagtTGCTCAACTTGTGGTAAAACATTCTCCAGAAAGGACTCGGTGAAGTCACACATGAGAGtacacacgggagaaaaacctttCGACTGCTCATTGTGTGATAAAAAATTCTCTCATAAGGAAAGTTTGGTCGCACACACgagaacacacacaggagaAAAACCCTTTCGTTGCTCAGTTTGCAGAAAGGAGTTTTCAATGAAATCAGATATGGTCATACATGTGAGAATACACACAGGCGAGAAGCCCTTCAGTTGCTCAGTTTGCAATAAAACATTCATTCAAAGGGCAAATATGATTAAACACATGAGAGTACATACAGGTGACAAGCCCTTTAGTTGCTCCGTTTGTGCTAAAGCGTTTACTCAAAAGTCAGATATGGTTAGACACATGAGAAtacacacgggagaaaaaccttATAGTTGTTCAATTTGTTCTAAAAGTTTTGCTCATCGTGAAAGTTTAGCTGTACACATGCGTACACACGACAAAGAGACAAAAATGGCTTGA